In a single window of the Arachis hypogaea cultivar Tifrunner chromosome 6, arahy.Tifrunner.gnm2.J5K5, whole genome shotgun sequence genome:
- the LOC112805191 gene encoding uncharacterized protein — MERNNTTSETWQSSIPLLVHKANNKGPSSSSSSSIPTVLMLTTLVAVLGSYVFGSAVGYSSPSQSGIMHDLNLALAQYSIFGSILTIGAMIGAILSGTVADYVGRRLAMGFAEVFCIFGWVAISFAKDAWWLYVGRLFVGFGIGLLSYVVPVYVAEITPKNLRGGFTTVHQLMICIGMSLTYLMGANLNWRVVSLIGTIPCLVQLLSRPFIPDSPRWLSKVDRVKESDSALQHLRGKNADVYQEATEIREYIETLQQQTEASLVGLFQLQYLKSLTVGVGLMILQQFGGINGIIFYANSIFISAGFSESIGTVAMVVVKIPMTTLGVFLMDKSGRRPLLLVSAVGTCLGCFLAALSFFLQDLHKWKELSPVLALVGVLIYVGSYSIGMGAIPWVIMSEIFPINVKGSAGSFVTFVNWLCSWIVSYAFNFLMSWSSAGTFFIFSGVCGLTVVFVARLVPETKGRTLEQIQASLNSYSTKKFIIFSVITLKFCVASLCRRGWPIMEDSKSLEPSQSWIPLLSNTESQVHGVITCDKQMMQSESCSMPATLILTTLVAVFGSYVFGSAVGYSSPAQSGIMDELTLEVADYSFFGSILTIGAIIGAFVSGRIADCVGRRVAMGFAEVFCILGWLAIAFSNVAWWLYIGRLLVGCGMGLLSYVVPVYVAEVTPKNLRGGFTTVHQLMICCGVSLTYLIGAFLNWRILALIGIIPCSAQVLSLPFIPESPRWLAKVGHLAGSENSLQRLRGENANVSQEATEIRDYTEALQQHSEASIIGLFQLQYLKSLTVGVGLMILQQFGGVNGIVFYAGSIFISAGFSASIGTIAMVAVQIPMTILGVLLMDKSGRRPLLLASASGTCFGCLLVALSFLLLDLHKWKDLSPILALAGVLVYTGSFSLGMGGIPWVIMSEIFPINVKGSAGSLVTLVSWLCSWIVSYAFNFLMSWTSTGTFFIFCGICGFTVVFVAKLVPETKGRTLEEIQASLNPFSTKT; from the exons ATGGAGCGTAACAACACTACTTCTGAAACATGGCAATCATCGATCCCTCTTCTTGTTCATAAGGCTAATAATAAGGGaccatcatcttcatcttcatcttcgaTACCCACCGTTCTCATGCTTACCACTCTTGTTGCTGTTCTTGGTTCTTATGTGTTTGGCTCTGCT GTGGGTTATTCATCCCCTTCACAATCTGGAATCATGCATGACCTCAATCTTGCTCTCGCCCAG TATTCCATTTTTGGTTCAATATTGACAATTGGAGCCATGATTGGTGCCATTCTCAGTGGTACAGTAGCAGATTATGTGGGTCGTCGACTT GCCATGGGATTTGCCGAGGTTTTCTGCATATTTGGATGGGTTGCCATATCATTCGCGAAG GATGCTTGGTGGCTTTACGTTGGAAGATTGTTTGTGGGATTTGGGATTGGTCTTCTATCTTATGTG GTACCGGTTTACGTAGCAGAGATAACACCCAAAAATCTTCGAGGGGGATTCACTACAGTTCATCAG TTGATGATATGTATTGGAATGTCATTAACTTACCTAATGGGAGCAAACTTGAATTGGCGGGTTGTTTCTCTAATAG GAACTATTCCGTGTCTTGTACAGCTTCTGAGCCGTCCCTTTATCCCTGATTCTCCTAGGTGGTTG TCAAAGGTTGATCGCGTGAAGGAGAGTGATTCTGCTTTGCAGCACCTTAGAGGGAAGAATGCCGATGTTTATCAAGAGGCCACTGAAATTAGA GAGTATATAGAAACACTTCAGCAGCAAACAGAAGCTAGCCTAGTTGGCTTATTTCAGTTGCAGTATTTGAAGTCACTTACT GTAGGAGTTGGATTGATGATACTGCAGCAGTTTGGAGGGATTAATGgcattattttttatgcaaattctATATTTATCTCTGCTG GTTTTTCGGAAAGTATTGGTACAGTAGCAATGGTCGTTGTTAAG ATCCCAATGACAACTTTGGGAGTATTTTTGATGGATAAATCTGGTAGAAGACCTTTACTACTG GTCTCTGCAGTGGGAACCTGCTTAGGATGTTTTCTTGCTGCTCTATCATTCTTCCTGCAG GACTTACATAAATGGAAAGAACTCAGTCCAGTTTTGGCACTTGTTGGTGTACTG ATATATGTAGGATCATACTCCATAGGGATGGGGGCGATTCCATGGGTTATAATGTCTGAG ATATTTCCCATTAATGTGAAAGGCTCTGCTGGAAGCTTTGTGACCTTTGTTAACTGGTTGTGTTCTTGGATTGTCTCATATGCTTTTAACTTCCTCATGAGTTGGAGTTCAGCAG GAACATTCTTCATATTCTCCGGCGTATGCGGGTTGACAGTTGTATTCGTTGCAAGATTAGTACCAGAGACAAAGGGCCGCACACTTGAACAAATTCAAGCTTCTTTGAATTCATATTCTACAAAgaaa TTCATTATCTTTTCTGTCATAACCTTAAAATTCTGTGTAGCTTCTTTGTGCAGGAGAGGTTGGCCAATCATGGAGGACAGTAAGAGCTTGGAACCAAGCCAATCATGGATTCCTTTGCTTTCCAACACTGAATCACAAGTTCATGGTGTTATTACCTGTGATAAACAGATGATGCAGAGTGAAAGTTGTTCCATGCCAGCTACTCTCATACTCACCACCCTTGTTGCTGTCTTTGGTTCTTACGTTTTCGGATCTGCT GTTGGATATTCATCACCTGCTCAATCTGGAATCATGGATGAACTCACTCTCGAAGTTGCTGAT TATTCATTTTTTGGTTCAATATTGACAATTGGAGCAATAATTGGTGCTTTTGTCAGTGGTAGAATAGCAGATTGTGTAGGACGTCGAGTT GCAATGGGATTTGCAGAGGTATTCTGCATCTTGGGATGGCTTGCAATAGCATTCTCAAAT GTTGCTTGGTGGCTTTACATTGGAAGATTGTTGGTAGGGTGTGGGATGGGCCTTCTATCTTATGTG GTTCCAGTTTATGTAGCAGAAGTAACACCGAAGAATCTCCGAGGAGGATTCACCACGGTTCATCAG CTTATGATTTGTTGTGGGGTATCATTAACTTATCTTATTGGAGCATTCTTGAATTGGAGGATTTTGGCTCTGATAG GAATCATTCCTTGTAGTGCACAGGTTCTGAGTCTACCCTTTATTCCTGAGTCTCCTAGGTGGCTG GCAAAGGTTGGTCACTTGGCGGGGAGCGAAAATTCTTTACAGCGCCTTAGGGGAGAGAATGCCAATGTTTCTCAAGAGGCCACTGAAATTAGA GATTATACAGAAGCACTTCAGCAGCATTCAGAAGCTAGCATTATTGGATTATTTCAATTGCAGTATTTGAAGTCACTTACT GTAGGTGTTGGCCTAATGATACTGCAACAGTTTGGAGGGGTTAATGGCATTGTTTTTTATGCAGGTTCTATATTCATTTCTGCTG GGTTTTCAGCAAGTATTGGAACAATAGCAATGGTTGCTGTTCAG ATTCCAATGACAATTTTGGGAGTACTTTTGATGGATAAATCCGGAAGACGACCACTTTTGCTG GCCTCTGCTTCGGGAACATGCTTCGGATGCTTACTTGTGGCCCTATCATTCCTTTTGCTG GACCTACATAAATGGAAAGATCTCAGTCCTATTCTTGCTCTTGCTGGTGTACTG GTATATACAGGATCTTTCTCTCTTGGCATGGGAGGAATTCCATGGGTTATAATGTCTGAG ATATTTCCTATAAATGTAAAGGGGTCTGCTGGAAGCCTAGTGACTTTGGTTAGTTGGTTATGCTCTTGGATTGTGTCATATGCCTTTAACTTCCTTATGAGTTGGACTTCAACAG GAACTTTCTTCATATTCTGTGGCATTTGTGGTTTCACTGTTGTATTTGTGGCAAAATTGGTACCAGAGACCAAGGGCCGTACACTAGAAGAAATTCAAGCATCTCTCAATCCATTTTCAACAAAGACATGA